The following coding sequences are from one Pocillopora verrucosa isolate sample1 chromosome 5, ASM3666991v2, whole genome shotgun sequence window:
- the LOC131790476 gene encoding polycystin-2-like protein 2: MLISFAQDVTIKEPVKVFFTALTFAAILKIKARRSKVHVCESPQQVKSGYDKKPFWALQLSEVEEMRRRQAKKQNLTRYFKELGLYLVFVFLLMAVCYGNRNDHRYLMTKSIRDGLPNFGKVTNNTMYWSWLQRVFIPGVFSGRWYNGQRDEQTIYIGNKQSLLVGMARVRQLRVKATQCKVLNYMCFKGYSTKNEDKTAYNKPGWRPVDSTMRNDELLQLCPKPWRYQHAEETDTRPRWGQFSFYDGGGFVADLGYDNLTGFSIVTNLQNNGWLDRQTRVVLAEFSTYNPSVNILGVATYFYEVDASGLKAASIQTHVLSLDSTDTPSHQFYFISLLLYIVLVFLYFGREIFRLYNHRSRYFKSIWNWVEIFQILFSLIAVVMYIIRQSKAISTMGKLHKNIYANLSFQEAITCQEVENVVLGILTFIVTIKLLRIIRFNNYVALFSTTLKISARSLSSFSIVLFIFFVAFLHFGVLMFGCVSERYSSVLKGAYFQLELTLGRVKARPINELAQANTIYAKIFAFLILFTLTILCMNIFIGIINDALSDAKNHVSESELYDLIDENRCMSSKERKEFFNAISNKLKQWRTSKTSAEVKDKESGNIGLDPTNSSNLNFDLISQAIKAWRKKRSRETIDKQQCSTRRQAFFDRISNMLKSLKGESNEDCSKRREKKKVRFQEDVVESSLRKLRKREHDLLQRLESIVSGFTAEDEEFDYLLITAEVYLY, from the exons ATGCTTATCTCATTCGCACAGGACGTAACAATCAAGGAACCAGTAAAGGTGTTCTTCACAGCTTTAACATTCGCGGCCATTTTAAAGATAAAGGCGAGGAGATCAAAAGTACACGTCTGCGAAAGCCCTCAGCAAGTTAAATCTGGGTACGATAAGAAACCTTTTTGGGCACTGCAATTATCAGAGGTGGAAGAGATGAGGAGACGACAAGCTAAGAAACAGAACCTGACACGTTATTTCAAAGAGTTGGGTTTATACTTGGTCTTCGTTTTCTTGCTTATGGCAGTGTGCTATGGAAACAGAAATGACCATCGGTACTTGATGACGAAATCAATCCGAGATGGACTACCAAACTTTGGCAAA GTGACAAACAATACAATGTACTGGAGCTGGTTACAGCGTGTTTTTATCCCAGGAGTGTTTTCCGGCAGATGGTACAACGGTCAAAGGGATGAGCAAACAATTTATATTGGTAATAAACAATCTCTTCTCGTCGGAATGGCTCGAGTAAGGCAACTCAGAGTGAAAGCGA CGCAATGTAAAGTCCTAAACTATATGTGTTTCAAGGGATATTCGACAAAGAACGAAGACAAGACCGCCTACAACAAACCAGGCTGGAGGCCTGTCGACAGCACTATGAGGAATGACGAGTTATTGCAACTTTGCCCGAAGCCATGGCGATATCAACATGCCGAGGAAACCGACACAAGACCCAGGTGGGGACAGTTCTCCTTTTATGATGGAGGAGGATTTGTAGCAGACCTCGGGTATGATAACCTTACGGGGTTCAGCATagtaacaaatttacaaaacaacggTTGGCTTGACAGGCAAACCAGAGTTGTCCTGGCAGAGTTTTCCACATATAATCCGTCGGTGAATATTTTAGGGGTTGCCACATACTTCTATGAAGTTGATGCATCTGGACTGAAAGCAGCCTCCATACAAACTCATGTTCTTTCACTTGATTCTACGGACACGCCCTCacatcagttttattttatttccttgcTTCTGTACATTGTAttggtttttttgtattttggaagggaaattttcagactttacAATCATCGTTCTCGATATTTCAAGTCTATCTGGAATTGGGTCGAGATATTCCAGATTCTTTTTTCCCTGATTGCTGTGGTGATGTACATAATACGACAAAGTAAAGCCATTTCAACCATGGGCAAACTGCATAAAAACATTTATGCAAATCTAAGTTTCCAAGAAGCTATCACTTGCCAAGAAGTAGAAAATGTCGTACTGGGTATTCTCACTTTCATCGTCACCATCAAGCTATTGCGAATCATTCGCTTCAACAACTATGTTGCTCTATTCTCCACAACATTGAAGATATCTGCACGATCTTTGTCATCCTTTAGCAtcgttttattcattttctttgtggCATTTTTGCACTTCGGTGTCTTGATGTTTGGCTGTGTATCTGAGCGCTACTCTTCGGTGCTAAAAGGAGCCTACTTTCAACTCGAGCTAACTCTTGGTCGAGTGAAAGCTAGACCAATCAATGAATTAGCACAGGCTAATACCATATACGCCAAAATATTCGCCTTCTTAATTCTCTTCACGCTCACTATTCTCTGTATGAACATCTTTATCGGCATAATCAACGATGCTCTTTCGGATGCTAAGAACCATGTGAGCGAAAGTGAGCTGTATGATCTTATCGATGAGAACCGTTGCATGagctcaaaagaaagaaaagaatttttcaATGCAATCAGTAACAAGTTGAAACAGTGGAGAACCTCCAAAACGTCGGCAGAAGTGAAGGACAAAGAATCAGGAAACATTGGCCTTGACCCCACGAACAGTTCCAATCTTAACTTTGATTTAATAAGTCAAGCTATCAAAGCTTGGAGGAAGAAAAGATCCAGAGAAACAATAGATAAACAGCAATGCAGTACAAGGAGACAAGCATTCTTCGACAGGATAAGCAACATGTTAAAATCTTTGAAAGGTGAAAGCAATGAAGACTGCAGCAAAcgtagagaaaaaaagaaagtaagatTTCAAGAGGATGTCGTCGAGTCTTCCCTCCGTAAATTACGTAAGAGAGAGCATGACCTGTTACAGCGGCTGGAGAGTATTGTTTCAGGGTTCACAGCAGAAGACGAAGAATTCgattatttattaataacagCAGAGGTCTATCTCTACTAA